One part of the Glycine soja cultivar W05 chromosome 11, ASM419377v2, whole genome shotgun sequence genome encodes these proteins:
- the LOC114376286 gene encoding uncharacterized protein LOC114376286 isoform X5, with translation MIQNADMRLESGTCNVCSAACSSCMHPNRALMGSKAEEFSDENCRLGEVNQYCDESDRSSLGSRACERLKHGVSETSHKPSVSSTHDSLSENAENSQALSEKYQDSKCLESLDDSTSCISRTSNANLASSCHQINTDRINISCSSTSVSHLVAEGSGNGPTVDISSLSECCMENVDSSLTKERVPIIVPGEKSLADKENLNNGTAKVSIEICPKSEEDTENNVDVAEDDDHKYSAHDGLHEKVEELIKSSGRAEPQSEDESDESDVVEHDVKVCDICGDAGREDLLAICSRCSDGAEHTYCMREMLEKVPEGDWLCEECKCAEETANRKLDIEEKKNHKVSSTSQISGKRPSQSMEIATAAKRQALESSTGSPKASSPKRIVPLSRESSFKSMDKEKMKSGQQKIPMHNHLGGDDTELARSLSAGPRSQNARSTLLKSNSFNNNSKPRVKLVDEVVPQKQKGVVEHISKNMETPAGMISKSMSFKLSNLGRSNAVESKVKMISSKPGTTQDLKASRHAKDSASFDRKFLSKIDRPVICSTMVSSVVSTSKGDPKLTPHGETAKPSTVNNNREFKVNQDGKLYSLSKSMNNTSSKSPEPQVSSDRTSTSVDETQQDKLPRSQDTANQVDKAKDSSIDHVMSGVTNASKSSFCRKCKDFGHATECCTVSGTQEFGAESSVIATSSSKEEMHEGNRLKAAIQAALLRRPEIHKRKEAPDQTNEFPTSSTGLKREVTSQKQVLVSSTLKNSISAEESNMKQEIIVNSTVETSKCPSANDLKQVKFCRTDFCSQLRKSDSVGPTSGKPVVRDLPNNAMEISSILSKMSVIPEYEYIWQGVFKVHRNGMPPDLYTGIQAHLSACASPKVHEVVKKFLPEVSLNEVSRLSIWPSQFHQGGAKEDNIALYFFAKDIESYERYYKGLLDHMIRNDLALRGTSDGVELLIFASNQLPEDSQRWNMLFFLWGIFRGRRINHLDSTKKICIPSLNVMPNEKDFPTAVMTLSETRCSPKRMDEEFIDQDHNMVSRNFDGKETIFDQTHLGLLVNLERQDARINTKSTSGIPTIRTQLCQQMNSTER, from the exons ATGATTCAGAACGCTGATATGAGACTCGAATCAGGGACTTGTAATGTGTGCTCAGCTGCTTGTTCATCTTGCATGCATCCTAACCGAGCTCTCATGGGGTCAAAGGCTGAAGAATTCTCTGATGAAAACTGTCGCTTAGGGGAGGTTAATCAGTATTGTGATGAGAGTGATAGATCTTCTCTTGGGAGCAGAGCTTGTGAAAGGTTGAAGCATGGTGTCAGTGAAACCAGTCACAAGCCTAGTGTTTCTTCCACTCATGATTCTCTATCTGAAAATGCTGAGAACAGTCAAGCCTTATCAGAGAAGTATCAGGATTCCAAGTGTTTAGAAAGTCTTGATGATAGCACTTCTTGTATTAGTAGGACCAGTAATGCTAATTTAGCGAGCAGTTGCCATCAGATAAATACAGACAGAATAAATATATCTTGTAGTTCAACTTCAGTTAGTCACTTAGTGGCAGAAGGATCTGGAAATGGGCCAACTGTTGACATATCTAGTTTGTCAGAATGTTGTATGGAAAATGTTGATTCATCATTGACCAAAGAGAGAGTACCTATTATTGTTCCTGGTGAAAAATCTCTGGCAGATAAGGAAAACCTAAATAATGGTACAGCCAAGGTTTCAATTGAAATATGTCCAAAGTCAGAAGAAGATACTGAAAATAATGTTGATGTTGCGGAAGATGATGATCATAAATATTCAGCCCATGATGGATTGCATGAGAAGGTTGAGGAGCTGATTAAATCATCTGGAAGGGCTGAACCTCAATCAGAAGATGAGAGTGATGAATCAGATGTTGTTGAGCATGAT GTAAAAGTATGTGACATCTGTGGAGATGCTGGTCGTGAGGATCTACTTGCCATATGTAGTAGGTGCAGTGATGGTGCAGAGCACAC CTATTGCATGCGGGAAATGCTTGAGAAGGTCCCTGAAGGGGACTGGTTATGTGAAGAATGCAAGTGTGCAGAGGAGACTGCAAATCGAAAGCTAG atattgaagaaaaaaaaaatcacaaagttAGTTCAACTTCACAAATTTCTGGCAAAAGACCTTCTCAAAGCATGGAAATAGCTACAGCAGCAAAAAGGCAAGCTCTTGAATCAAGCACGGGATCACCAAAGGCATCAAGCCCTAAGAGAATAGTCCCACTGTCGCGGGAATCTTCATTCAAGAGCATGGATAAAGAAAAGATGAAATCTGGTCAACAGAAGATCCCCATGCATAACCACCTCGGTGGCGATGACACAGAACTTGCCCGTTCTCTATCAGCTGGCCCTCGGAGTCAAAATGCAAGGA GTACATTGCTGAAGTCTAATTCATTCAACAACAATTCCAAGCCAAGAGTCAAACTTGTTGATGAAGTTGTTCCCCAAAAGCAGAAAGGGGTTGTTGAACATATTTCTAAGAATATGGAGACACCTGCTGGGATGATAAGCAAATCAATGTCATTCAAATTGTCGAATTTGGGTCGTTCAAATGCTGTTGAATCAAAAGTGAAAATGATCTCTTCTAAGCCTGGAACGACACAGGATTTGAAAGcatcaagacatgcaaaagattCTGCTTCATTTGACAGGAAATTTCTGTCTAAGATTGATCGACCTGTCATTTGTTCAACCATGGTTAGTTCTGTTGTTTCCACATCAAAGGGTGATCCGAAGCTTACACCACATGGCGAAACTGCTAAACCTTCTACAGTTAACAACAATAGAGAGTTTAAGGTCAACCAAGATggaaaattatattcattatcGAAGTCTATGAATAATACTAGCAGTAAAAGTCCAGAACCTCAAGTTAGTTCAG ATAGAACATCAACAAGTGTCGATGAAACTCAACAGGATAAGCTGCCTCGATCACAGGATACAGCTAATCAGGTTGACAAAGCCAAAGATAGTTCCATTGATCATGTGATGTCAGGTGTTACTAATGCTTCAAAAAGCTCATTCTGTCGTAAATGTAAAGATTTTGGCCATGCTACAGAATGTTGTACAGTTAGTGGTACGCAGGAATTTGGTGCCGAATCATCAGTCATTGCCACAAGTAGTTCAAAAGAGGAGATGCATGAGGGAAATAGATTGAAAGCTGCAATCCAGGCAGCTTTGCTTAGAAGGCCTGAAATACACAAGAGGAAAGAAGCTCCGGATCAAACTAATGAGTTTCCTACATCAAGCACTGGTTTGAAACGCGAAGTCACTTCTCAAAAGCAAGTGTTGGTTTCCAGTACATTGAAGAATAGTATATCTGCTGAAGAAAGCAATATGAAGCAGGAAATCATTGTGAATTCTACAGTTGAAACCTCCAAATGTCCATCTGCCAATGATCTGAAGCAAGTTAAATTTTGTCGAACTGATTTTTGCTCTCAGCTGAGAAAGTCAGATTCTGTTGGTCCCACTTCTGGAAAGCCTGTAGTGAGAGACTTGCCCAATAATGCCATGGAAATATCAAGTATTCTTTCAAAGATGTCAGTCATTCCAGAATATGAGTACATCTGGCA GGGTGTCTTTAAAGTGCATAGAAATGGAATGCCTCCTGACTTGTATACTGGGATTCAAGCACATTTATCTGCATGTGCTtcccctaaggttcatgaggtAGTGAAGAAATTTTTACCTGAAGTTTCACTAAATGAAGTTTCTCGATTGAGCATATGGCCTTCACAATTTCATCAAGGTGGTGCTAAGGAAGATAATATTGCTCTTTACTTCTTTGCCAAAGACATTGAAAG TTATGAGAGGTATTACAAGGGTCTATTGGATCACATGATTAGAAATGATTTAGCACTTAGGGGGACTTCTGATGGTGTTGAACTTCTTATATTTGCATCTAATCAGCTTCCAGAAGATTCACAAC GTTGGAATATGTTATTTTTCCTATGGGGTATATTTAGGGGGAGGAGGATCAATCACTTAGATTCCACAAAAAAGATATGTATTCCCAGTTTGAATGTGATGCCAAATGAGAAAGATTTTCCAACAGCTGTCATGACTTTGTCTGAAACTCGGTGTTCACCTAAGCGCATGGATGAAGAGTTCATTGACCAAGATCACAATATGGTAAGTAGGAATTTTGATGGCAAAGAAACTATTTTTGACCAGACACATTTGGGTTTACTAGTAAACTTAGAGAGACAAGACGCTAGAATCAACACCAAATCTACATCAGGGATTCCAACCATCAGGACACAATTGTGTCAACAAATGAATTCCACTG aGAGATAG